In the genome of Kitasatospora cathayae, one region contains:
- a CDS encoding ABC transporter permease has translation MFKASIRNFLAHKGRMALSTLAVLFGVAFVSGTLVFSDTINVAFTNISSSTAADVTVKPKQAFTPEVEDRGLSGETPTLPASVVAKVAAVPGIKAAHGQVSLQNLTVVDKDNKPVGPTTGAPTLGQNWYDDPQVHLVQGHAPTHSGEIVLDQASALHKGIHLGDPLHILTPTGSTPGTLVGVVTFKSGNPGVTMAYVDTATAQKQLLGKPDQFTGITVDTAPGTSHTTAQTAIKTALGDGYSVATKEQQAATAAQQISSFLSVVTMALLGFAGLAVLVGIFLILNTFSMLVAQRTRELGLLRALGAGRGQVMRSVLIEALLLGVIGSTLGLGAGIGLAAGLKSLISSFGVDLSDTALVINPGTPIAAYAVGVIVTLLAAYLPARRAARISPMAALREAATPPAPKLGRRTALGAVLLVAGLGLLYSAATHHATIITAGALLGGGIVASLLALVVLGPALSRVIVYGLGAPYPALFGAIGRMSRLNAVRNPRRTGATAGALMISLSLVGAVAVLAASLTTSVNKDVDNTFGADYVLSGNGATPIGHEVTDHVKAVPGIQAVTRQRYAVAHLNGFQLVVSGVDTNTVDQAVKPQYVAGSTADVAAGKVMVDQTTADADHLSIGSQVELHFLNGNVGTLTVGAISKPPAGAGKDGGSWEVSLDTLNRFAPEAQDFALYLNTAPGADKQHVQNALDSTLADYPQVTVQNQADYKKSIAGQVDTVLYLVYALLALAIVIAVLGVINTLALSVIERTREIGLLRAVGTSRGQVGRMIRLESVLIAVHGALLGLGLGLAWGIAGQKALTLYGITALGIPWTTILAVLVGAALAGLAAAVLPAMKAARTRVLTAIASA, from the coding sequence ATGTTCAAGGCAAGCATCCGCAACTTCCTGGCCCACAAGGGCCGGATGGCGCTGTCCACCCTCGCCGTCCTGTTCGGCGTGGCGTTCGTGTCCGGCACCCTGGTGTTCTCCGACACCATCAACGTCGCGTTCACGAACATCTCCAGCTCGACCGCCGCCGACGTCACGGTCAAGCCGAAGCAGGCCTTCACCCCCGAGGTCGAGGACCGCGGCCTGTCCGGCGAGACCCCGACCCTGCCCGCGAGCGTCGTGGCCAAGGTCGCCGCCGTCCCGGGCATCAAGGCCGCGCACGGCCAGGTGAGCCTGCAGAACCTCACCGTCGTCGACAAGGACAACAAGCCCGTCGGCCCCACCACCGGCGCCCCGACGCTCGGCCAGAACTGGTACGACGACCCGCAGGTCCACCTGGTGCAGGGCCACGCACCGACTCACAGTGGTGAGATCGTCCTCGACCAGGCCAGCGCCCTGCACAAGGGCATCCACCTCGGCGACCCGCTGCACATCCTCACCCCGACCGGCTCCACCCCGGGCACCCTGGTCGGCGTCGTCACCTTCAAGTCCGGCAACCCCGGCGTGACCATGGCCTACGTCGACACCGCCACCGCCCAGAAGCAACTGCTCGGCAAGCCCGACCAGTTCACCGGCATCACGGTCGACACCGCCCCAGGGACCAGCCACACCACCGCCCAGACGGCGATCAAGACCGCGCTCGGCGACGGCTACTCGGTGGCCACCAAGGAACAGCAGGCCGCCACCGCCGCCCAGCAGATCAGCTCCTTCCTCAGCGTCGTGACCATGGCCCTGCTCGGCTTCGCCGGACTCGCCGTGCTGGTCGGGATCTTCCTGATCCTCAACACCTTCTCCATGCTGGTCGCCCAGCGCACCCGCGAACTCGGCCTGCTGCGCGCCCTGGGCGCCGGACGCGGCCAGGTCATGCGCTCGGTCCTCATCGAGGCCCTGCTGCTCGGCGTCATCGGCTCCACCCTCGGCCTCGGGGCCGGCATCGGCCTGGCTGCCGGCCTCAAGTCGCTGATCTCCAGCTTCGGCGTCGACCTCTCCGACACCGCCCTGGTCATCAACCCCGGCACCCCGATCGCCGCCTACGCCGTCGGCGTGATCGTCACGCTGCTCGCCGCCTACCTTCCGGCTCGCCGTGCGGCCCGGATCTCCCCGATGGCCGCGCTGCGCGAAGCGGCAACGCCGCCCGCGCCGAAGCTGGGCCGGCGCACCGCGCTCGGTGCCGTGCTGCTCGTGGCGGGCCTGGGTCTGCTGTACAGCGCCGCCACCCACCACGCCACCATCATCACGGCGGGCGCCCTGCTCGGCGGCGGCATCGTCGCCTCCCTCCTCGCCCTGGTCGTCCTCGGCCCGGCGCTCTCCCGCGTGATCGTCTACGGCCTGGGGGCGCCCTACCCGGCACTCTTCGGCGCGATCGGGCGGATGAGCCGCCTGAACGCGGTGCGCAACCCCCGCCGTACCGGGGCCACCGCAGGCGCGCTGATGATCAGCCTGTCCCTGGTCGGCGCGGTCGCCGTCCTCGCCGCCTCGCTCACCACCTCCGTCAACAAGGATGTCGACAACACCTTCGGCGCCGACTACGTCCTCTCCGGCAACGGCGCCACCCCGATCGGCCACGAGGTCACCGACCACGTCAAGGCCGTCCCCGGCATCCAGGCCGTCACCCGCCAGCGCTACGCCGTCGCCCACCTGAACGGGTTCCAGCTCGTGGTCTCGGGCGTCGACACCAACACGGTCGACCAGGCCGTCAAACCGCAGTACGTCGCGGGCTCCACCGCCGATGTCGCGGCGGGCAAGGTGATGGTCGACCAGACCACCGCCGACGCCGACCACCTGAGCATCGGCTCGCAGGTCGAACTGCACTTCCTGAACGGCAACGTGGGCACCCTCACCGTCGGCGCGATCTCCAAGCCCCCGGCGGGCGCGGGCAAGGACGGCGGCAGCTGGGAGGTCTCCCTCGACACCCTCAACCGCTTCGCCCCCGAGGCTCAGGACTTCGCCCTCTACCTCAACACCGCGCCGGGCGCCGACAAGCAGCACGTCCAGAACGCCCTGGACAGCACTCTCGCGGACTACCCCCAGGTGACCGTGCAGAACCAGGCCGACTACAAGAAGTCGATCGCCGGCCAGGTCGACACCGTCCTCTACCTGGTCTACGCCCTGCTCGCCCTCGCGATCGTCATCGCCGTCCTCGGCGTCATCAACACCCTCGCCCTCTCGGTGATCGAGCGCACCCGCGAGATCGGCCTCCTGCGGGCCGTCGGCACCTCCCGGGGCCAGGTGGGCCGGATGATCCGCCTGGAGTCCGTACTGATCGCGGTGCACGGCGCCCTGCTCGGCCTGGGCCTGGGTCTGGCCTGGGGAATCGCCGGGCAGAAGGCTCTGACGCTGTATGGGATCACCGCGCTCGGCATCCCGTGGACCACCATTCTCGCGGTGCTCGTCGGAGCGGCCCTGGCCGGACTCGCCGCCGCCGTCCTCCCTGCGATGAAGGCGGCCCGCACCCGGGTCCTCACCGCCATCGCCTCCGCGTAG
- a CDS encoding ABC transporter ATP-binding protein — protein MAARAEGLTKAYGSGETRVVALDSVDVSVERGEFVAIMGPSGSGKSTLMHCLAGLDTATGGQIFIGETEITGLKDKKLTQLRRDKIGFIFQAFNLLPALTALENITLPMDIAGRKPEQAWVDKVIDTVGLAGRLKHRPTELSGGQQQRVACARALASKPEIIFADEPTGNLDSRAGAEVLGFLRGSVDDLGQTIVMVTHDPVAASYADRVLFLADGRIVDGLLDPTADSVLDRMRRFDGAGRKS, from the coding sequence ATCGCGGCCCGCGCCGAGGGCCTGACCAAGGCGTACGGTTCCGGCGAGACCCGGGTCGTGGCGCTGGACTCCGTCGACGTCAGCGTGGAGCGCGGGGAGTTCGTCGCGATCATGGGCCCGTCCGGCTCAGGCAAGTCCACGCTGATGCACTGCCTGGCCGGGCTCGACACCGCCACCGGCGGGCAGATCTTCATCGGAGAGACCGAGATCACCGGGCTGAAGGACAAGAAGCTCACCCAGCTGCGCCGGGACAAGATCGGCTTCATCTTCCAGGCGTTCAACCTGCTGCCCGCCCTCACGGCGCTGGAGAACATCACCCTGCCGATGGACATCGCCGGCCGCAAGCCCGAGCAGGCGTGGGTGGACAAGGTGATCGACACCGTCGGCCTGGCCGGGCGACTGAAGCACCGGCCGACCGAGCTGTCCGGCGGCCAGCAGCAGCGCGTGGCGTGCGCCCGTGCGCTGGCGAGCAAGCCGGAGATCATCTTCGCCGACGAGCCGACCGGCAACCTGGACTCCCGTGCGGGTGCCGAGGTGCTCGGCTTCCTGCGCGGCTCGGTGGACGACCTCGGGCAGACCATCGTGATGGTCACCCACGACCCCGTCGCCGCCTCCTACGCCGACCGCGTCCTCTTCCTCGCCGACGGCCGGATCGTCGACGGGCTACTCGACCCGACGGCGGACTCCGTCCTCGACCGGATGCGCAGGTTCGACGGCGCCGGACGGAAGAGCTGA
- a CDS encoding BlaI/MecI/CopY family transcriptional regulator, which produces MTKSVGVHEPTTATGRGKGELEAEILAALQQAAPEALTPGEVLEQVDARLAYTTVVTALTRMHDKGLLTRAKRGRAFAYTALADDSGLAARKMRRVLDDGSDREAVLTRFVDELSDADEDFLRRLLDGGK; this is translated from the coding sequence GTGACCAAGTCCGTGGGCGTGCACGAACCCACCACAGCCACGGGGCGGGGCAAAGGCGAACTAGAGGCCGAGATCCTCGCGGCCCTGCAACAGGCGGCCCCCGAGGCGCTGACCCCGGGCGAGGTGCTCGAGCAGGTCGACGCCCGGCTCGCGTACACCACCGTCGTCACCGCGCTCACCCGCATGCACGACAAGGGCCTGCTCACGCGCGCCAAGCGCGGCCGGGCCTTCGCCTACACCGCCCTCGCCGACGATTCAGGCCTTGCCGCCCGCAAGATGCGCCGGGTCCTGGACGACGGCAGCGACCGCGAGGCCGTCCTGACTCGCTTCGTCGACGAGCTGTCCGACGCCGACGAGGACTTCCTTCGCCGGCTGCTGGACGGCGGCAAATAG
- a CDS encoding M56 family metallopeptidase, with protein sequence MRVAVYLPLLFPLLAALVARPVGEKLPPRLATWLLTVGALVLAAGSTAVLGMLAITGLIRIPFLARLAQDHWSPYAAQHHDPASFSVAVLAGVLLTAAAVLAGRMLWRRSRTLAQAAREAACLPGRDQLVVVDDPAAEAYAIPGLPGRIVVSTGMLDALDPAEHQILLAHERAHLAHHHYLFVALAQFAAAANPLLRPLATTVTFTVERWADESAAAAVGDRERVARTVGKAALAARRTRARNRIPAAALGLLGRLGRLRPNTLGPVPRRVTALLVPAPRRHIWSAAALSGLAAATALCAAEAAHDLEALLELAKHAATGS encoded by the coding sequence ATGCGCGTCGCTGTCTACCTGCCACTGCTCTTCCCGTTGCTGGCCGCGCTCGTCGCCCGGCCGGTCGGCGAGAAGCTGCCGCCCCGCCTGGCGACCTGGCTGCTGACCGTCGGTGCCCTGGTGCTGGCCGCCGGGAGCACGGCGGTCCTCGGCATGCTCGCGATCACCGGCCTGATCCGCATCCCGTTCCTGGCCCGGCTCGCCCAGGACCACTGGTCTCCGTACGCGGCCCAGCACCACGACCCCGCGTCGTTCTCCGTGGCCGTGCTCGCCGGCGTGCTGTTGACTGCCGCAGCCGTGCTGGCGGGCCGCATGCTCTGGCGCCGGTCCCGAACCCTCGCCCAGGCCGCCCGCGAGGCCGCCTGCCTGCCCGGCCGCGACCAACTCGTCGTCGTCGACGACCCGGCCGCCGAGGCCTACGCCATACCCGGACTTCCCGGCCGCATCGTGGTCTCCACCGGCATGCTGGACGCCCTCGACCCCGCCGAGCACCAGATCCTGCTCGCCCACGAGCGCGCCCACCTCGCCCACCACCATTACCTGTTCGTCGCCCTCGCCCAGTTCGCCGCCGCCGCGAACCCGCTGCTGCGGCCACTGGCCACGACCGTCACCTTCACCGTCGAACGCTGGGCCGACGAGAGCGCCGCCGCGGCCGTCGGCGACCGCGAACGGGTCGCCCGCACCGTTGGCAAGGCCGCCCTCGCCGCCCGCCGCACCCGTGCCCGCAACCGCATCCCCGCGGCAGCCCTCGGCCTGCTCGGGCGCCTCGGCCGCCTTCGCCCGAACACGCTCGGCCCCGTGCCACGCCGGGTCACCGCTTTGCTCGTCCCCGCCCCGCGCCGCCACATCTGGTCTGCCGCCGCGCTCTCCGGCCTCGCCGCCGCGACCGCCCTCTGCGCGGCCGAGGCCGCTCATGATCTGGAGGCACTCCTGGAGCTGGCCAAGCACGCGGCCACGGGCAGCTGA
- a CDS encoding SbtR family transcriptional regulator, with protein sequence MTPPSALLRDGDRTAHAAAQLNGLVRDLLAEGAAAGDLRDDVTPDELANYWLFALAAAASLPSPESVQRLVAVTLTGLRADPAGAGEAFGHHRPAH encoded by the coding sequence GTGACTCCCCCTTCTGCGTTGCTGCGCGACGGTGATCGAACCGCTCATGCCGCCGCGCAGCTCAACGGCCTCGTCCGGGACCTGCTGGCCGAGGGCGCTGCGGCCGGCGATCTCCGGGACGACGTCACCCCGGACGAGCTCGCGAACTACTGGCTCTTCGCTCTCGCTGCCGCGGCCAGTCTCCCGTCACCCGAGTCCGTCCAGCGGCTGGTCGCGGTCACCCTCACCGGCCTACGCGCCGACCCTGCCGGTGCCGGTGAGGCGTTCGGGCATCACCGCCCGGCTCACTGA
- a CDS encoding CBS domain-containing protein, producing MRHRIVGELMTRAVVHVRPDTGFKEIARLLAEHDITSVPVLDHEERPVGLVSEADLLLNEAAQEDPAGLLLTPQLSPGEHTRSQATTAEGLMTSPAVCGRPEWTVVEAARLMQREHLKRLPVVDEAGRLVGIVSRSDLLRVFLRQDRAIREEITHEILDRTLGLAPGCVDVRVNEGRITLTGTVEHRALVSVVERLCRSVDGVIDVTSSLDFRTDDTAALHPVR from the coding sequence ATGCGGCACCGCATCGTGGGAGAACTGATGACCAGGGCCGTCGTGCACGTCCGGCCCGACACCGGCTTCAAGGAGATCGCCCGCCTGCTCGCCGAGCACGACATCACCTCGGTGCCCGTCCTGGACCACGAGGAGCGGCCGGTCGGCCTGGTCTCCGAAGCCGACCTGCTGCTCAACGAGGCCGCCCAGGAGGACCCCGCTGGGCTGCTGCTCACCCCGCAGCTGTCGCCCGGTGAGCACACCCGCAGTCAGGCCACCACCGCCGAGGGCCTCATGACCAGCCCGGCGGTGTGCGGGCGGCCCGAGTGGACCGTGGTTGAGGCCGCCCGCCTGATGCAGCGCGAGCACCTCAAGCGCCTGCCCGTCGTCGACGAGGCCGGCCGCCTGGTCGGCATCGTCAGCCGCAGCGACCTGCTGCGCGTCTTCCTCCGCCAGGACCGGGCGATCCGCGAGGAGATCACGCACGAGATTCTCGACCGCACCCTGGGACTCGCCCCGGGTTGCGTCGACGTCCGGGTGAACGAGGGCCGGATCACACTGACCGGCACGGTCGAGCACCGCGCACTGGTGTCGGTCGTGGAGCGCCTGTGCCGGAGCGTGGACGGCGTCATCGACGTGACCAGCAGCCTGGACTTCCGCACGGACGACACCGCCGCTCTGCACCCGGTCCGCTGA
- a CDS encoding universal stress protein, whose product MTEQNEPQHRIVVGVDGSPSSIDALRWAVDQARTRGAVIEALTAWQYPVSTGWTVPIQADEDLATLMSKVLDDAIAQVAGPECPVAIRPRVLEGGAVSCLLDAARGADLLVVGSRGHGGFVGALLGSVSGHCVQHAPCPVVVVRHTAV is encoded by the coding sequence GTGACCGAGCAGAATGAACCGCAGCACCGGATCGTCGTCGGCGTGGACGGATCCCCGTCCTCGATCGACGCGCTGCGCTGGGCCGTCGACCAGGCCCGCACCCGCGGCGCCGTCATCGAGGCGCTCACCGCCTGGCAGTACCCGGTGTCCACCGGCTGGACCGTGCCGATCCAGGCCGACGAGGACCTCGCCACCCTGATGAGCAAGGTGCTCGACGACGCCATCGCGCAGGTGGCCGGCCCGGAATGCCCGGTCGCGATCCGGCCCCGGGTGCTGGAGGGCGGCGCCGTGTCCTGCCTCCTGGACGCGGCTCGGGGCGCCGACCTCCTGGTCGTCGGCAGCCGAGGCCACGGCGGCTTCGTCGGCGCGCTGCTGGGTTCCGTCAGCGGGCACTGCGTGCAGCACGCGCCGTGCCCCGTCGTCGTGGTCCGCCACACGGCCGTCTGA
- a CDS encoding ABC transporter ATP-binding protein, protein MEREGPAIELAGLSKYYGRKTGVDHLDLAVRRGEIFGFLGPNGAGKTTTIRCLVGLLRPSAGRIRLLGLDPVADHRRLAPRLGYLPGELRLYPELTGAQTLRLLGDLQGAATSRRAELCERLGLTVADLARPVREYSRGMKQKLGLVQALQHDPELVVLDEPTEGLDPLVQEVFFALLAEASHAGRTVLLSSHVLPEVQRACGRVALVRAGRLVAVRAVSTLRQERARRVRLVLADGLGARGLGSAERWSPRWHGDEVQLLVPPAELVAGLRELLVALPVADLSVEEAGLDEAFLDLYRQDVEAAEVRS, encoded by the coding sequence ATGGAGCGCGAGGGCCCGGCCATCGAGCTAGCCGGACTGAGCAAGTACTACGGCCGCAAGACGGGTGTCGACCACCTCGACCTCGCCGTGCGGCGCGGCGAGATCTTCGGCTTCCTGGGCCCCAACGGCGCCGGGAAGACCACCACCATCCGCTGCCTGGTGGGCTTGCTGCGGCCGAGCGCCGGACGGATCCGGCTGCTGGGCCTGGACCCGGTCGCCGACCACCGGCGCCTGGCCCCGCGCCTGGGCTACCTGCCGGGAGAACTTCGCCTGTACCCGGAGCTGACCGGTGCTCAGACGCTGCGACTGCTCGGCGACCTTCAGGGCGCCGCGACGTCGCGGCGCGCGGAGCTGTGCGAGCGGCTCGGGCTGACGGTCGCCGACTTGGCCCGGCCGGTGCGGGAGTACTCGCGCGGTATGAAGCAGAAGCTCGGCCTGGTCCAGGCGCTCCAGCACGATCCCGAGCTGGTGGTGCTGGACGAGCCCACCGAGGGCCTGGACCCACTGGTCCAGGAGGTCTTCTTCGCGCTGCTGGCGGAGGCGTCGCACGCGGGACGTACGGTCCTGCTGTCGAGCCACGTGCTGCCCGAGGTGCAGCGCGCCTGCGGCCGGGTGGCGCTCGTGCGGGCGGGGCGGCTGGTGGCGGTGCGGGCCGTGTCCACCCTGCGGCAGGAGCGCGCCAGGCGGGTGCGGCTGGTGCTGGCCGACGGACTGGGTGCCCGGGGGCTGGGGTCGGCGGAGCGCTGGTCACCGCGCTGGCACGGGGACGAGGTCCAGTTGCTCGTCCCGCCGGCGGAGTTGGTCGCGGGACTCCGCGAGCTCCTGGTCGCGCTGCCGGTGGCGGACCTGTCGGTGGAGGAGGCCGGGCTGGACGAGGCGTTCCTCGACCTGTACCGGCAGGATGTCGAAGCAGCGGAGGTACGGTCGTGA
- a CDS encoding ABC transporter permease subunit: MVAFLVAGMVVFEALIVAVIRAVPPTQLFAGSGPAGPGALKAFSGSTGDVSIASYAGLLGAGLVHPFWIAMQLTAIGSFAAAAVAADVESGTVELLMVRPVSRLRLLAERTFAVVAASLALNAAATLAVAGGVALSPAIHHAVPLRGVLAAGLAGCAFTLCLSGPALAVSAAARHRAQVIGATIGLGAVGFAVNFIAMAWHPVAPLRYLSPFHYYTPGDALAHGTIVWGSFAVLVAVGAAGIAAALPLLQRRDLAP, translated from the coding sequence ATGGTGGCGTTCCTGGTGGCGGGCATGGTCGTCTTCGAGGCACTGATCGTGGCGGTCATCCGGGCGGTGCCGCCGACGCAACTGTTCGCCGGTTCCGGACCGGCCGGACCGGGTGCGTTGAAGGCGTTCTCCGGTTCGACCGGCGATGTCTCCATCGCCAGCTACGCCGGACTGCTCGGGGCCGGTCTGGTGCACCCGTTCTGGATCGCCATGCAGCTGACGGCGATCGGCTCGTTCGCGGCAGCGGCGGTCGCAGCTGACGTCGAGTCCGGCACCGTCGAGCTGCTGATGGTCCGTCCGGTCTCGCGCCTGCGGCTGCTGGCCGAGCGGACCTTCGCCGTGGTCGCGGCCTCGCTGGCGCTCAACGCCGCCGCCACCCTGGCGGTCGCCGGTGGCGTGGCACTTTCCCCTGCCATCCACCACGCGGTCCCGCTGCGCGGCGTGCTCGCGGCCGGCCTGGCGGGCTGCGCGTTCACGCTGTGCCTGTCCGGGCCGGCCCTGGCCGTCTCCGCCGCAGCTCGCCACCGGGCCCAGGTGATCGGCGCAACCATCGGGCTGGGGGCCGTCGGCTTCGCCGTCAACTTCATCGCCATGGCCTGGCATCCGGTCGCACCGCTGCGGTACCTGAGCCCGTTCCACTACTACACGCCCGGTGACGCACTCGCCCACGGGACGATCGTCTGGGGCTCGTTCGCCGTCCTGGTCGCCGTCGGGGCCGCCGGGATCGCCGCCGCGCTCCCGCTGCTGCAGCGCCGCGACTTGGCGCCCTGA
- a CDS encoding oleate hydratase, with the protein MAKAYLVGGGIAALSAAAFLIRDGGFTGSDIHVFEEQEEVGGSLDAGGTPEAGYTMRGGRMFEAQFRCTYDLLSGIPSLDDPAISATQDIMNSHEESPWDDATRLVGAGGEIRDGHAMGFSERHRLELVACLATPERMLDGKRITDCFSEGFFTTDFWYMWCTTFAFEPWHSAIEFRRYLRRFVHLFPEFETMSGIYRTRYNQYDSIVRPLTAWLLERGVRIHTGHRVTDLSFRAGPGTSVERIHFTGAHADLPVAPEDLVFVTNGSMTADSTLGSHTAPPEGPRTSRSPSSFLLWHRLARGREDFGRPEVFDRSVADSTWESFTVTAKDPAFLDWMETFTGRATGRGGLLTLTDSPWLLTVVVNRQPVYQQQPDGVSVWWGYGLFPDKPGTYVRKPMRECSGEEILQEVLHHLAVDAATAERVAEASTVIPCLMPYITSQFLVRRHGDRPPVVPEGSTNLAFIGQYAEVPDDVVFTVEYSVRTAWTAVAQLLGLDRQPPAVHKGHHDPHVLAQALHTMHRK; encoded by the coding sequence ATGGCAAAGGCATACCTGGTCGGCGGCGGCATAGCCGCCCTCTCCGCAGCGGCGTTCCTGATCCGCGACGGCGGCTTCACCGGCAGCGACATCCACGTCTTCGAGGAGCAGGAGGAGGTCGGTGGCAGCCTGGATGCGGGCGGCACGCCGGAAGCGGGCTACACGATGCGCGGCGGGCGGATGTTCGAGGCCCAGTTCCGCTGCACGTACGACCTGCTGTCCGGCATCCCGTCGCTGGACGACCCGGCGATCTCCGCCACGCAGGACATCATGAACTCCCACGAGGAGTCCCCATGGGACGACGCCACCCGACTGGTCGGCGCGGGAGGGGAGATCCGCGACGGCCACGCCATGGGCTTCTCCGAGCGCCACCGCCTGGAGCTGGTCGCCTGCCTGGCCACACCCGAGCGGATGCTGGACGGCAAGCGGATCACCGACTGCTTCAGCGAGGGCTTCTTCACCACCGACTTCTGGTACATGTGGTGCACCACCTTCGCCTTCGAGCCCTGGCACAGCGCGATCGAGTTCCGCCGCTACCTCAGGCGCTTCGTCCACCTGTTCCCGGAATTCGAGACCATGTCCGGGATCTACCGCACCCGTTACAACCAGTACGACTCGATCGTCCGCCCGCTGACCGCCTGGCTGCTGGAGCGCGGGGTGCGGATCCACACCGGCCACCGGGTGACCGACCTGTCCTTCCGAGCCGGGCCTGGCACGAGCGTCGAGCGCATCCACTTCACGGGTGCCCACGCCGACCTGCCGGTTGCCCCGGAGGACCTGGTGTTCGTCACCAACGGCTCGATGACCGCCGACTCCACCCTCGGCTCGCACACCGCCCCGCCGGAAGGCCCGCGCACCTCGCGCAGCCCCTCCTCCTTCCTGCTGTGGCACCGACTCGCCCGGGGCCGCGAGGACTTCGGCCGCCCGGAGGTGTTCGACCGCAGCGTCGCCGACTCCACCTGGGAGTCCTTCACCGTCACCGCCAAGGACCCGGCCTTCCTGGACTGGATGGAGACGTTCACCGGCCGTGCCACCGGTCGGGGCGGCCTGCTCACCCTCACCGACTCCCCGTGGCTGCTCACCGTCGTGGTCAACCGCCAGCCGGTCTACCAGCAGCAGCCCGACGGCGTGTCCGTGTGGTGGGGCTACGGGCTCTTCCCCGACAAGCCCGGCACCTACGTCCGCAAGCCCATGCGGGAGTGCAGCGGGGAGGAGATCCTCCAGGAGGTCCTGCACCACCTGGCCGTGGACGCCGCCACCGCGGAGCGCGTCGCCGAGGCGTCCACCGTCATCCCCTGCCTGATGCCCTACATCACCAGCCAGTTCCTGGTCCGCCGGCACGGCGACCGGCCGCCGGTCGTCCCGGAGGGCTCCACCAACCTCGCCTTCATCGGCCAGTACGCCGAGGTCCCCGACGACGTCGTCTTCACCGTCGAGTACTCCGTGCGCACCGCCTGGACCGCCGTGGCGCAGCTCCTCGGCCTCGACCGGCAGCCCCCGGCCGTCCACAAGGGCCACCACGACCCGCACGTCCTGGCCCAGGCCCTGCACACCATGCACCGCAAGTGA
- the pflA gene encoding pyruvate formate-lyase-activating protein, with protein MTEASIPGSAGVATPPSCPPAGRTGVCPVTGMLHSWDLSTGVDGPGTRFVAFLAGCPLRCMYCHNPDTWHLRDGRRTTADEIVQEAAKYTEFIRASGGGATISGGEPLLQPALTGELLHRFKHELGLHTALDTSGFLGARATDTLLADTDLVLLDIKSWDRAPYRHLTGQRLAPTLDFARRLAGLGAEVWVRFVLVPGLTDLAENIEGVAAFTASLGNVTRVDVLPFHKLGAAKWRALGLEFTLADAPTPTRDQLTAARAVFAAHGLHTV; from the coding sequence ATGACCGAAGCCTCCATCCCCGGATCGGCCGGCGTCGCCACACCCCCGTCCTGTCCGCCCGCGGGCAGGACGGGGGTGTGCCCGGTGACCGGCATGCTGCACTCCTGGGACCTGTCGACCGGAGTCGACGGCCCGGGCACGCGCTTCGTCGCCTTCCTGGCAGGCTGCCCACTGCGCTGCATGTACTGCCACAACCCCGACACCTGGCACCTGCGCGACGGCCGACGCACCACCGCCGACGAGATCGTCCAGGAGGCGGCCAAGTACACCGAGTTCATCCGCGCCAGCGGCGGCGGGGCGACGATCAGCGGTGGCGAGCCGCTGCTCCAGCCGGCTCTCACCGGCGAGCTGCTCCACCGCTTCAAACACGAACTCGGCCTGCACACCGCCCTGGACACCTCCGGCTTCCTCGGTGCCCGCGCCACCGACACGCTGCTCGCCGACACCGACCTCGTCCTGCTCGACATCAAGTCCTGGGACCGCGCGCCCTACCGGCACCTGACCGGGCAGCGACTCGCCCCCACCCTGGACTTCGCCCGCCGGCTGGCCGGCCTCGGCGCAGAGGTCTGGGTCCGCTTCGTCCTCGTTCCAGGGCTCACCGACCTCGCCGAGAACATCGAGGGCGTCGCAGCCTTCACCGCCTCCCTCGGCAACGTCACCCGGGTCGACGTCCTGCCCTTTCACAAGCTCGGCGCTGCCAAGTGGCGCGCGCTCGGCCTGGAGTTCACCCTCGCCGACGCCCCGACACCGACCCGCGACCAGTTGACCGCGGCCCGAGCGGTGTTCGCCGCCCATGGGCTGCACACCGTCTGA